A genomic window from Salvia hispanica cultivar TCC Black 2014 chromosome 5, UniMelb_Shisp_WGS_1.0, whole genome shotgun sequence includes:
- the LOC125190622 gene encoding uncharacterized protein LOC125190622 isoform X1, with protein MDSRIMATATMATAAGAAALLYYTLNKKLQSSPTTGDEDEENGTGIQVHAPLGIERVSHRLIQAPATWLETISTLSETLRFTYSETLGKWPIGDLAFGISFLLKRQGYLQVGREFGGSDSIRLKGPEIAAELRYLLYLLTHCWHFSKKPFPKFLEETGHSQEDVILQEPKAGILKPAFTVLIDHKSKTVLLLIRGTHSIKDTLTAVTGAVVPFHHSVVGEGGVINLVLGYAHGGMVAAARWIAKLSTPCLLTSLDKHPDYKLKIIGHSLGGGTAALLTYILREKHELSTATCVAFAPAACMTWELAESGNDCITSVINGADLVPTFSAASVDDLRAEVTASAWVNDLRNQIERTRILSTVYRSASALGSRLPSMASAKAKVAGAGAILRPVSNRTQVVMKRAQSMAQAAWSRPTLRSWSCIGPRRRVTAAEMSCNVTEDPSESSVSQRDASEEPLLETIEETTSLVENLTLPASSPEGRDKHKIDFTINTEVEEYDDIMDPAKFQDRMTEVELWQQIERELYKHSESDEESGTIKEIREEEEAAIAEVSDPQSQASVPNTKEVHRFFPAGKIMHIVTLVSDELERERDSDASSSDSDSSPEENTEVAIFLTPRSLYSKLRLSQTMIAEHFMPVYRREIEKLIRVLENEGGVSDTHSRVEEAH; from the exons AT GGACTCGAGAATTATGGCGACAGCCACAATGGCAACAGCAGCTGGTGCTGCTGCACTTTTgtattatacattaaataagAAACTACAATCAAGTCCAACAACTGGTGATGAGGATGAAGAAAATGGAACAGGGATACAAGTTCATGCCCCGCTAGGTATTGAAAGAGTTTCTCATAGACTTATACAAGCTCCTGCGACCTGGCTAGAGACCATTTCAACTCTTTCGGAGACCCTTAGATTCACTTATTCAGAAACTTTGGGGAAGTGGCCGATTGGTGATTTGGCTTTTGGCATAAGCTTTCTCTTGAAAAGGCAG GGATATTTACAAGTTGGCCGTGAATTTGGAGGTAGTGATAGTATACGGCTTAAAGGACCTGAAATTGCTGCAGAACTCAGATATCTTCTATATTTACTCACTCACTGTTGGCATTTCTCAAAGAAACCATTTCCCAAGTTTCTGGAAGAGACTGGCCATTCTCAAGAAGACGTTATCCTTCAAGAACCTAAAGCTGGA ATTTTGAAGCCAGCCTTCACTGTCTTGATTGACCATAAATCAAAAACTGTCCTATTGCTGATTCGTGGAACTCACAGTATAAAGGACACTTTGACAGCTGTTACCGGAGCTGTTGTACCATTCCATCATTCAGTGGTCGGTGAGGGAGGAGTCATCAACCTAGTTCTAGGTTATGCACATGGTGGAATGGTTGCAGCTGCTAGATGGATTGCAAAGCTTTCAACTCCTTGTCTTCTCACTTCACTTGATAAGCACCCTGATTACAAACTTAAG ATCATAGGACATTCCCTTGGTGGCGGTACTGCTGCCCTTTTAACATATATTCTGCGAGAAAAACATGAACTATCAACTGCTACCTGTGTTGCGTTTGCTCCAG CTGCTTGTATGACATGGGAACTGGCCGAGTCTGGTAATGACTGCATTACCTCTGTAATAAATGGAGCTGATTTAGTACCCACATTCTCGGCTGCATCAGTAGATGATTTGCGTGCTGAG GTAACAGCATCTGCTTGGGTGAATGATCTGCGGAATCAAATCGAACGTACCAGAATACTTAGTACAGTTTATCGCTCTGCTTCAGCGTTGGGTTCTCGTCTTCCTTCCATGGCAAGTGCTAAAGCCAAAGTAGCTGGTGCTGGTGCAATCCTAAGGCCAGTCTCCAATCGTACGCAG GTCGTCATGAAGAGAGCTCAGAGTATGGCTCAAGCCGCTTGGTCCCGCCCAACCCTCCGGTCATGGTCTTGCATAGGCCCTCGTCGCAGAGTCACAGCAGCTGAGATGAGTTGCAATGTAACTGAAGACCCTTCAGAGTCTTCCGTTTCTCAAAGAGACGCGTCAGAGGAGCCGCTTCTCGAAACAATTGAAGAAACAACCTCACTAGTTGAAAACTTGACACTTCCCGCATCTTCACCAGAAGGAAGAGACAAGCATAAGATCGACTTCACAATTAATACCGAAGTTGAGGAATATGACGATATCATGGACCCTGCAAAGTTTCAAGATCGGATGACAGAGGTAGAGCTGTGGCAGCAAATAGAGCGCGAGCTTTATAAACACTCAGAATCAGATGAGGAAAGTGGTACAATCAAAGAAATCCGGGAAGAAGAGGAAGCAGCCATCGCTGAGGTAAGTGACCCTCAATCTCAAGCCTCAGTTCCTAACACAAAGGAGGTGCATAGATTTTTTCCCGCCGGCAAGATAATGCACATAGTGACGCTAGTTTCTGATGAGTTGGAACGAGAAAGAGACAGTGACGCTTCCTCCAGCGACTCGGACAGTAGCCCGGAGGAAAACACAGAAGTCGCAATCTTTCTCACTCCTAGGTCACTATATAGTAAACTAAGGCTCTCACAGACCATGATCGCTGAGCACTTCATGCCCGTATATAGACGAGAGATTGAAAAGCTGATAAGAGTACTTGAAAACGAAGGTGGGGTGTCGGATACCCATAGTCGAGTCGAAGAAGCTCATTAG
- the LOC125190622 gene encoding uncharacterized protein LOC125190622 isoform X3 yields the protein MDSRIMATATMATAAGAAALLYYTLNKKLQSSPTTGDEDEENGTGIQVHAPLGIERVSHRLIQAPATWLETISTLSETLRFTYSETLGKWPIGDLAFGISFLLKRDIYKLAVNLEKPFPKFLEETGHSQEDVILQEPKAGILKPAFTVLIDHKSKTVLLLIRGTHSIKDTLTAVTGAVVPFHHSVVGEGGVINLVLGYAHGGMVAAARWIAKLSTPCLLTSLDKHPDYKLKIIGHSLGGGTAALLTYILREKHELSTATCVAFAPAACMTWELAESGNDCITSVINGADLVPTFSAASVDDLRAEVTASAWVNDLRNQIERTRILSTVYRSASALGSRLPSMASAKAKVAGAGAILRPVSNRTQVVMKRAQSMAQAAWSRPTLRSWSCIGPRRRVTAAEMSCNVTEDPSESSVSQRDASEEPLLETIEETTSLVENLTLPASSPEGRDKHKIDFTINTEVEEYDDIMDPAKFQDRMTEVELWQQIERELYKHSESDEESGTIKEIREEEEAAIAEVSDPQSQASVPNTKEVHRFFPAGKIMHIVTLVSDELERERDSDASSSDSDSSPEENTEVAIFLTPRSLYSKLRLSQTMIAEHFMPVYRREIEKLIRVLENEGGVSDTHSRVEEAH from the exons AT GGACTCGAGAATTATGGCGACAGCCACAATGGCAACAGCAGCTGGTGCTGCTGCACTTTTgtattatacattaaataagAAACTACAATCAAGTCCAACAACTGGTGATGAGGATGAAGAAAATGGAACAGGGATACAAGTTCATGCCCCGCTAGGTATTGAAAGAGTTTCTCATAGACTTATACAAGCTCCTGCGACCTGGCTAGAGACCATTTCAACTCTTTCGGAGACCCTTAGATTCACTTATTCAGAAACTTTGGGGAAGTGGCCGATTGGTGATTTGGCTTTTGGCATAAGCTTTCTCTTGAAAAG GGATATTTACAAGTTGGCCGTGAATTTGGAG AAACCATTTCCCAAGTTTCTGGAAGAGACTGGCCATTCTCAAGAAGACGTTATCCTTCAAGAACCTAAAGCTGGA ATTTTGAAGCCAGCCTTCACTGTCTTGATTGACCATAAATCAAAAACTGTCCTATTGCTGATTCGTGGAACTCACAGTATAAAGGACACTTTGACAGCTGTTACCGGAGCTGTTGTACCATTCCATCATTCAGTGGTCGGTGAGGGAGGAGTCATCAACCTAGTTCTAGGTTATGCACATGGTGGAATGGTTGCAGCTGCTAGATGGATTGCAAAGCTTTCAACTCCTTGTCTTCTCACTTCACTTGATAAGCACCCTGATTACAAACTTAAG ATCATAGGACATTCCCTTGGTGGCGGTACTGCTGCCCTTTTAACATATATTCTGCGAGAAAAACATGAACTATCAACTGCTACCTGTGTTGCGTTTGCTCCAG CTGCTTGTATGACATGGGAACTGGCCGAGTCTGGTAATGACTGCATTACCTCTGTAATAAATGGAGCTGATTTAGTACCCACATTCTCGGCTGCATCAGTAGATGATTTGCGTGCTGAG GTAACAGCATCTGCTTGGGTGAATGATCTGCGGAATCAAATCGAACGTACCAGAATACTTAGTACAGTTTATCGCTCTGCTTCAGCGTTGGGTTCTCGTCTTCCTTCCATGGCAAGTGCTAAAGCCAAAGTAGCTGGTGCTGGTGCAATCCTAAGGCCAGTCTCCAATCGTACGCAG GTCGTCATGAAGAGAGCTCAGAGTATGGCTCAAGCCGCTTGGTCCCGCCCAACCCTCCGGTCATGGTCTTGCATAGGCCCTCGTCGCAGAGTCACAGCAGCTGAGATGAGTTGCAATGTAACTGAAGACCCTTCAGAGTCTTCCGTTTCTCAAAGAGACGCGTCAGAGGAGCCGCTTCTCGAAACAATTGAAGAAACAACCTCACTAGTTGAAAACTTGACACTTCCCGCATCTTCACCAGAAGGAAGAGACAAGCATAAGATCGACTTCACAATTAATACCGAAGTTGAGGAATATGACGATATCATGGACCCTGCAAAGTTTCAAGATCGGATGACAGAGGTAGAGCTGTGGCAGCAAATAGAGCGCGAGCTTTATAAACACTCAGAATCAGATGAGGAAAGTGGTACAATCAAAGAAATCCGGGAAGAAGAGGAAGCAGCCATCGCTGAGGTAAGTGACCCTCAATCTCAAGCCTCAGTTCCTAACACAAAGGAGGTGCATAGATTTTTTCCCGCCGGCAAGATAATGCACATAGTGACGCTAGTTTCTGATGAGTTGGAACGAGAAAGAGACAGTGACGCTTCCTCCAGCGACTCGGACAGTAGCCCGGAGGAAAACACAGAAGTCGCAATCTTTCTCACTCCTAGGTCACTATATAGTAAACTAAGGCTCTCACAGACCATGATCGCTGAGCACTTCATGCCCGTATATAGACGAGAGATTGAAAAGCTGATAAGAGTACTTGAAAACGAAGGTGGGGTGTCGGATACCCATAGTCGAGTCGAAGAAGCTCATTAG
- the LOC125190622 gene encoding uncharacterized protein LOC125190622 isoform X2, which translates to MATATMATAAGAAALLYYTLNKKLQSSPTTGDEDEENGTGIQVHAPLGIERVSHRLIQAPATWLETISTLSETLRFTYSETLGKWPIGDLAFGISFLLKRQGYLQVGREFGGSDSIRLKGPEIAAELRYLLYLLTHCWHFSKKPFPKFLEETGHSQEDVILQEPKAGILKPAFTVLIDHKSKTVLLLIRGTHSIKDTLTAVTGAVVPFHHSVVGEGGVINLVLGYAHGGMVAAARWIAKLSTPCLLTSLDKHPDYKLKIIGHSLGGGTAALLTYILREKHELSTATCVAFAPAACMTWELAESGNDCITSVINGADLVPTFSAASVDDLRAEVTASAWVNDLRNQIERTRILSTVYRSASALGSRLPSMASAKAKVAGAGAILRPVSNRTQVVMKRAQSMAQAAWSRPTLRSWSCIGPRRRVTAAEMSCNVTEDPSESSVSQRDASEEPLLETIEETTSLVENLTLPASSPEGRDKHKIDFTINTEVEEYDDIMDPAKFQDRMTEVELWQQIERELYKHSESDEESGTIKEIREEEEAAIAEVSDPQSQASVPNTKEVHRFFPAGKIMHIVTLVSDELERERDSDASSSDSDSSPEENTEVAIFLTPRSLYSKLRLSQTMIAEHFMPVYRREIEKLIRVLENEGGVSDTHSRVEEAH; encoded by the exons ATGGCGACAGCCACAATGGCAACAGCAGCTGGTGCTGCTGCACTTTTgtattatacattaaataagAAACTACAATCAAGTCCAACAACTGGTGATGAGGATGAAGAAAATGGAACAGGGATACAAGTTCATGCCCCGCTAGGTATTGAAAGAGTTTCTCATAGACTTATACAAGCTCCTGCGACCTGGCTAGAGACCATTTCAACTCTTTCGGAGACCCTTAGATTCACTTATTCAGAAACTTTGGGGAAGTGGCCGATTGGTGATTTGGCTTTTGGCATAAGCTTTCTCTTGAAAAGGCAG GGATATTTACAAGTTGGCCGTGAATTTGGAGGTAGTGATAGTATACGGCTTAAAGGACCTGAAATTGCTGCAGAACTCAGATATCTTCTATATTTACTCACTCACTGTTGGCATTTCTCAAAGAAACCATTTCCCAAGTTTCTGGAAGAGACTGGCCATTCTCAAGAAGACGTTATCCTTCAAGAACCTAAAGCTGGA ATTTTGAAGCCAGCCTTCACTGTCTTGATTGACCATAAATCAAAAACTGTCCTATTGCTGATTCGTGGAACTCACAGTATAAAGGACACTTTGACAGCTGTTACCGGAGCTGTTGTACCATTCCATCATTCAGTGGTCGGTGAGGGAGGAGTCATCAACCTAGTTCTAGGTTATGCACATGGTGGAATGGTTGCAGCTGCTAGATGGATTGCAAAGCTTTCAACTCCTTGTCTTCTCACTTCACTTGATAAGCACCCTGATTACAAACTTAAG ATCATAGGACATTCCCTTGGTGGCGGTACTGCTGCCCTTTTAACATATATTCTGCGAGAAAAACATGAACTATCAACTGCTACCTGTGTTGCGTTTGCTCCAG CTGCTTGTATGACATGGGAACTGGCCGAGTCTGGTAATGACTGCATTACCTCTGTAATAAATGGAGCTGATTTAGTACCCACATTCTCGGCTGCATCAGTAGATGATTTGCGTGCTGAG GTAACAGCATCTGCTTGGGTGAATGATCTGCGGAATCAAATCGAACGTACCAGAATACTTAGTACAGTTTATCGCTCTGCTTCAGCGTTGGGTTCTCGTCTTCCTTCCATGGCAAGTGCTAAAGCCAAAGTAGCTGGTGCTGGTGCAATCCTAAGGCCAGTCTCCAATCGTACGCAG GTCGTCATGAAGAGAGCTCAGAGTATGGCTCAAGCCGCTTGGTCCCGCCCAACCCTCCGGTCATGGTCTTGCATAGGCCCTCGTCGCAGAGTCACAGCAGCTGAGATGAGTTGCAATGTAACTGAAGACCCTTCAGAGTCTTCCGTTTCTCAAAGAGACGCGTCAGAGGAGCCGCTTCTCGAAACAATTGAAGAAACAACCTCACTAGTTGAAAACTTGACACTTCCCGCATCTTCACCAGAAGGAAGAGACAAGCATAAGATCGACTTCACAATTAATACCGAAGTTGAGGAATATGACGATATCATGGACCCTGCAAAGTTTCAAGATCGGATGACAGAGGTAGAGCTGTGGCAGCAAATAGAGCGCGAGCTTTATAAACACTCAGAATCAGATGAGGAAAGTGGTACAATCAAAGAAATCCGGGAAGAAGAGGAAGCAGCCATCGCTGAGGTAAGTGACCCTCAATCTCAAGCCTCAGTTCCTAACACAAAGGAGGTGCATAGATTTTTTCCCGCCGGCAAGATAATGCACATAGTGACGCTAGTTTCTGATGAGTTGGAACGAGAAAGAGACAGTGACGCTTCCTCCAGCGACTCGGACAGTAGCCCGGAGGAAAACACAGAAGTCGCAATCTTTCTCACTCCTAGGTCACTATATAGTAAACTAAGGCTCTCACAGACCATGATCGCTGAGCACTTCATGCCCGTATATAGACGAGAGATTGAAAAGCTGATAAGAGTACTTGAAAACGAAGGTGGGGTGTCGGATACCCATAGTCGAGTCGAAGAAGCTCATTAG
- the LOC125189762 gene encoding two-component response regulator ARR1-like has protein sequence MASFHAMMHGIHILLVDHDAEALINTAKQLELCQYKVTFVEHASAAIAMLATGKAKFDVVMANIDSPDLHGFKLLQHAVYMCIPVVLMSEDDDAFIAMRALEHGAFLHIKKPMSMEFSRCLWQHVVREKTRMARDRNMFMASNNLGPIQGVEFREAVQLRDENPNPNPSMKNKGKYKSKARGRSDDYGEEYDSGRMGHKGNVRRKMCTEWTQELHAKFMNAIEQLGEGRCFPKEILEMMNEPGLTRMQVASHLQKCRNDNWRAPEERKSTPHPQQASSSGSGPQSKPRRFGSKPLPLSETQTPSKMGNGSIPASDDYLHFLDMDSLTPTTNQQNCGEATSQSKSAWSSDTSNLDSDHSETKAKP, from the exons ATGGCTTCTTTCCATGCTATGATGCATggaattcacattttattagtgGATCATGATGCAGAAGCTTTAATCAATACAGCCAAGCAACTCGAATTGTGCCAGTACAAAG TTACATTCGTTGAGCACGCATCTGCTGCTATAGCGATGCTTGCGACCGGAAAGGCTAAATTTGATGTTGTGATGGCGAACATCGACTCTCCTGATCTCCATGGATTCAAACTTCTTCAACATGCAGTCTACATGTGCATCCCAGTTGTTT tgATGTCTGAAGACGACGATGCGTTCATAGCCATGAGGGCTCTCGAACATGGAGCTTTCCTTCACATCAAGAAGCCTATGTCAATGGAGTTTTCTCGATGCTTGTGGCAACATGTTGTGAGGGAGAAGACGAGAATGGCAAGGGATAGGAACATGTTTATGGCATCGAACAACCTTGGACCGATACAAGGGGTTGAGTTTAGGGAAGCGGTTCAATTAAGGGAcgaaaaccctaaccctaaccctagcatGAAGAACAAGGGCAAATACAAGAGTAAAGCTAGGGGTAGAAGCGACGATTATGGCGAGGAATACGATTCGGGAAGGATGGGTCACAAGGGTAATGTGAGGAGAAAAATGTGTACCGAGTGGACTCAAGAACTGCATGCCAAGTTTATGAATGCGATCGAACAACTTGGTGAAGGAA GATGTTTCCCCAAAGAAATCCTAGAGATGATGAATGAGCCGGGCTTAACAAGAATGCAAGTGGCAAGCCATCTTCAG aaaTGTCGAAATGATAACTGGCGAGCTCCAGAAGAGCGAAAATCGACCCCACATCCTCAACAGGCAAGTTCGAGTGGGAGTGGACCCCAATCAAAGCCACGAAGATTCGGTTCAAAACCCCTACCCTTATCGGAGACCCAAACACCAAGCAAAATGGGAAATGGATCAATCCCTGCATCTGATGACTACTTACATTTTCTGGATATGGATAGCCTCACCCCTACCACCAACCAACAG AATTGTGGCGAAGCAACTTCCCAGAGCAAGAGCGCGTGGAGTTCCGACACATCAAATCTGGACAGCGATCACTCTGAAACTAAAGCCAAACCTTAA
- the LOC125189761 gene encoding uncharacterized protein LOC125189761 → MAEPTNHDLIIALRKEVEEMREERARAKAEKEKRAREVVPVLNMFSHGNIVDIPAGPQIEANNFKLGIPLINRVEQNAFAGRDTEDANRHLTKFVEIANTIKINGVDDDIVRVRLFPFSLTDAAKEWYDCLPADKTKNWKDLVVLFLDKYYPPGTILKLKCEIFQFIQGSDEPLYEALAQALLRKCPNHGFGIDHQVGILYNGFNEKISSLLDSGANGGFLRKGGVAAMEVIEELATNSRGWSKEKHKAERLDAVKKPCGNETSQELAFIRARLEKLEAPGKEGNAIKDVKYVQNGGDPNRLYNNNYHPNQGGGFNLGKEKGVEPPTKEDKYEAGIQKILELMLEDRKNNETKMGVVEERLTKLESGLNTVVSTVSIIKLQMDQFQKKVVEDKGKVVAKVVGTNKDEASTSGTSFRDCPTPSGPPHTLQRAATGEFGSCPTPGGPPQTPQRPATEEAEASAKKELVRHNGIVLPFQPRKPFKLEEQFRQFLNMFCKCHTNLPLVDALQEIPRYAKLLREAVMKKQKLQKSDLKLPLHCSDIIQKQRTVKQRDPGQFIIRCSIGNGKVDKALCDLGASVNIMPLEYYEKLNIGPLKSTDTCLRMADNTAINAVGVIEDVLVKVDDFIFPADFFVLDMKVDKQVPLILGRNFLATCKALIDVGRGEITISDHGGKSTYNIESAMLKYEEAKQAKMEHDCREVMVTDLSKPYDPFGGEDLSNPTIFIVNTLPQAPKKGEPNPTKPTLQEKPKRKKRKKTPPQDDPEIYVIKTSNGKFKWWKKVFNKLVPFAVAETKIVGTKALQRNPHDGG, encoded by the exons AGAGGCCAACAACTTCAAGTTGGGGATACCCTTAATCAATAGGGTTGAACAAAATGCCTTCGCAGGAAGAGACACCGAGGACGCAAATCGACATCTCACCAAGTTCGTGGAAATAGCTAATACAATCAAGATCAATGGTGTTGATGATGATATTGTGAGGGTAAggctttttcccttttccttaaCTGATGCTGCTAAAGAATGGTATGATTGTCTGCCTGCagataaaaccaaaaattggaAGGATCTAGTGGTACTCTTCCTCGACAAGTACTACCCGCCTGGCACCATCCTAAAGCTTAAGTGTGAGATCTTTCAATTCATACAAGGATCCGATGAGCCTCTATATGAAGCTCTCGCACAAGCCCTTCTCCGCAAATGCCCGAACCATGGTTTTGGAATAGACCATCAGGTAGGAATCCTTTATAATGGGTTTAACGAAAAAATCTCTAGTTTGTTGGATTCAGGGGCGAATGGGGGATTCTTGAGGAAAGGAGGAGTTGCTGCTATGGAGGTGATAGAGGAATTAGCTACAAACAGTCGAGGTTGGTCCAAGGAAAAACACAAAGCTGAAAGGCTAGATGCAGTGAAGAAACCATGTGGGAATGAGACATCCCAAGAATTGGCATTCATCAGAGCAAGACTAGAAAAATTGGAAGCTCCAGGCAAAGAAGGGAATGCCATCAAAGATGTCAAATATGTCCAAAATGGGGGTGATCCCAACAGgctttataataataattatcacCCTAATCAGGGGGGcg GGTTCAATCTAGGCAAAGAGAAAGGAGTGGAGCCACCTACCAAGGAAGACAAATATGAGGCTGGCATCCAAAAGATCTTGGAGCTAATGTTAGAGGATAGAAAGAACAACGAGACCAAGATGGGAGTTGTAGAGGAAAGACTTACCAAACTTGAATCTGGGTTAAATACTGTTGTCTCCACTGTGTCCATCATTAAGTTACAAATGGATCAATTCCAAAAGAAGGTAGTGGAGGATAAAGGCAAGGTTGTTGCCAAGGTTGTCGGTACCAACAAGGATGAAGCCAGTACCTCCGGAACGAGTTTTAGGGACTGTCCGACACCCAGTGGACCACCGCATACGTTGCAGCGGGCCGCCACTGGGGAGTTTGGATCCTGCCCGACGCctggcggaccgccgcaaaCCCCGCAGCGGCCCGCCACTGAAGAGGCAGAGGCGTCTGCCAAGAAGGAACTCGTGCGACACAATGGGATTGTACTCCCCTTCCAGCCGAGGAAGCCGTTCAAGCTTGAAGAGCAATTCCGACAATTCTTAAATATGTTTTGTAAATGTCATACTAACCTCCCTCTTGTTGATGCATTGCAGGAAATACCTAGGTATGCCAAGCTCTTGAGAGAAGCGGTGATGAAAAAGCAAAAGCTCCAGAAATCTGATCTAAAGCTACCTCTTCACTGTAGTGATATCATCCAAAAGCAAAGGACTGTCAAGCAGAGGGACCCTGGCCAATTCATCATTCGTTGTTCCATTGGGAATGGCAAGGTAGACAAGGCTCTTTGTGATCTTGGAGCTAGCGTCAACATAATGCCATTGGAGTACTACGAGAAGCTCAACATCGGGCCGCTCAAATCCACAGATACCTGCTTAAGGATGGCCGATAACACTGCGATAAATGCGGTGGGGGTAATTGAGGATGTGTTAGTAAAGGTTGATGACTTCATATTCCCTGCcgatttctttgttttagaCATGAAAGTTGATAAACAAGTTCCTCTGATTTTAGGCAGAAATTTTCTAGCCACATGCAAAGCTCTTATTGATGTAGGTAGAGGAGAAATCACAATAAGTGACCATGGAGGAAAGTCGACCTACAACATCGAAAGCGCGATGCTTAAGTATGAAGAGGCGAAACAAGCTAAGATGGAGCATGATTGCAGGGAGGTCATGGTGACCGATTTGTCTAAGCCTTATGATCCATTTGGAGGGGAAGATCTTTCTAACCctactattttcattgttaACACTTTACCTCAAGCTCCTAAAAAGGGCGAGCCTAATCCTACTAAGCCTACCTTGCAGGAAAAGcccaagagaaagaagaggaagaagactcCACCTCAAGATGACCCCGAAATCTACGTAATCAAAACCTCGAATGGAAAATTCAaatggtggaagaaagttttcaacaagtTGGTTCCATTTGCGGTGGCAGAGACTAAGATTGTTGGTACAAAGGCACTCCAAAGGAATCCTCATGATGGGGGATAA
- the LOC125187086 gene encoding transcription initiation factor TFIID subunit 9-like, which yields MTEVGEDVMPKDAKIVKELLKSMGVDDYEPRVVNQFLELWYRYVVDVLSDSQVYAEHAGKSVIDSDDVKLAIQSKVNFSFSQPPPREVLLELARSRNKVPLPKSIAGPGIPLPPEQDTLINPNYQLAIPKRHNMQLPEETEEDEETADVNSNPNPNNPQDRRNLSQGAQRVSFPLGAKQSR from the exons ATGACGGAGGTTGGTGAAGACGTTATGCCGAAGGATGCCAAGATTGTGAAGGAATTATTGAAGTCAATGGGTGTCGATGACTACGAGCCTCGTGTCGTAAACCAGTTTTTAGAGCTCTGGTATCGCTATGTTGTTGATGTGCTGTCCGATTCACAGGTGTATGCAGAGCATGCTGGGAAGTCTGTCATCGACTCTGATGATGTTAAGCTTGCAATTCAGTCCAAAGTCAATTTTAGTTTCTCGCAGCCTCCACCTCGAGAG GTGCTGCTAGAGTTGGCTAGGAGCAGAAACAAGGTCCCCTTGCCAAAATCAATAGCTGGGCCGGGGATTCCTCTGCCTCCGGAGCAGGACACGTTGATCAACCCGAATTATCAGCTTGCTATTCCAAAGAGACATAACATGCAACTGCCTGAAGAAACGGAAGAGGATGAAGAGACTGCTGATGTCAATTCGAACCCTAATCCTAATAATCCTCAAGACCGGAGAAATTTGTCTCAAGGAGCTCAGCGCGTCTCGTTTCCCCTTGGGGCCAAACAGTCGAGATAA